The following are encoded together in the Sphingomicrobium clamense genome:
- a CDS encoding tryptophan halogenase family protein, protein MNTSHVRRIVIAGGGTAGWMAAAALSRTLGRVASVTLIESKQIGTVGVGESTIPPLALFNRLMKIPEAEFMRETQATFKLGIEFHNWKEDGDVYFHSFGETGKDHWSAGFQHFWLHGQQNGHTQSFDDYCYELVAAYERRFSAHPDHRMSYAYQLDATRYAGYLRKLAEEEGTTRVEGKIAKVDLNPETGHIASLSLEDGQTVEGDLFIDCTGFRALLIEGALHAGFDDWTHWLPCDRAIAVQTTSDGPPVPYTKAIAHDAGWQWRIPLQHRTGNGLVYCSAYLDQDAAEERLMGNLPGETITKPNFLRFTTGVRRKQWFRNCIAVGLSGGFMEPLESTSIHLIQRNILRLIRMLPAGEISDRDIAEFNDQAMEDMVQIRDFLILHYKATDRRDSPFWRQCAAMEIPDSLDQKIELFRETGRVFRRHEELFAESSWLQVMMGQGIMPKSYHPIAAKLDKRELDVFLRTIRERIQHEVSRLPLHEEFVKEYCGAEMPV, encoded by the coding sequence ATGAACACGTCCCATGTCCGTCGTATCGTCATTGCCGGTGGCGGCACCGCCGGCTGGATGGCGGCCGCCGCATTGTCGCGCACGCTCGGCCGCGTCGCCTCGGTCACGCTGATCGAATCCAAGCAGATCGGAACGGTCGGAGTCGGCGAGTCGACGATCCCGCCGCTCGCTTTGTTCAATCGGCTGATGAAGATCCCCGAAGCGGAGTTCATGCGCGAGACGCAGGCGACCTTCAAACTGGGCATCGAGTTCCACAACTGGAAGGAAGATGGCGATGTCTACTTCCACAGCTTTGGCGAGACGGGGAAGGATCACTGGTCGGCGGGCTTCCAGCACTTCTGGCTTCACGGCCAGCAGAACGGCCATACGCAAAGTTTCGACGACTATTGCTACGAGCTGGTCGCGGCCTACGAGCGGCGCTTCTCGGCCCATCCCGACCACCGCATGAGCTATGCCTACCAGCTCGATGCGACGCGCTATGCCGGCTATTTGCGCAAGCTTGCCGAGGAAGAAGGTACGACCCGGGTCGAGGGCAAGATCGCCAAGGTCGACCTAAACCCCGAGACAGGACATATCGCCTCCCTGTCGCTCGAGGACGGGCAGACGGTCGAAGGAGATCTCTTCATCGACTGCACCGGCTTTCGCGCGCTGCTGATCGAGGGGGCGCTCCACGCCGGGTTCGACGACTGGACTCACTGGCTGCCGTGCGATCGCGCGATCGCGGTGCAGACGACGAGCGATGGACCGCCGGTCCCATACACGAAAGCGATCGCGCACGACGCGGGCTGGCAATGGCGCATTCCGCTCCAGCATCGCACGGGCAACGGGCTCGTCTATTGCAGCGCCTATCTCGACCAGGACGCGGCCGAGGAACGGTTGATGGGCAACCTGCCGGGCGAGACCATCACCAAGCCCAATTTCCTGCGCTTCACGACCGGCGTGCGGCGCAAGCAATGGTTCCGCAACTGTATCGCCGTGGGCCTGTCGGGCGGGTTCATGGAGCCGCTGGAATCGACCAGCATCCACCTTATCCAGCGCAACATATTGCGCCTCATCCGCATGCTGCCCGCGGGCGAGATTTCGGACCGCGACATTGCCGAGTTTAACGACCAGGCAATGGAGGACATGGTGCAGATCCGTGACTTCCTGATCCTGCACTACAAGGCGACCGACCGGCGCGATTCCCCCTTCTGGCGCCAATGCGCGGCGATGGAGATCCCCGACAGTCTCGACCAGAAGATCGAGCTGTTCCGCGAAACCGGCCGCGTTTTCCGTCGCCACGAGGAACTGTTCGCCGAGAGCAGCTGGCTACAGGTCATGATGGGCCAGGGGATCATGCCCAAATCCTACCATCCCATCGCCGCCAAGCTCGACAAGCGCGAGCTCGACGTGTTCCTCCGTACCATCCGCGAACGCATCCAGCACGAAGTCTCACGCCTGCCGCTACACGAGGAATTCGTGAAGGAATATTGCGGGGCGGAAATGCCGGTTTAG
- a CDS encoding TonB-dependent receptor — protein MSVALALALAAQDAPIVITGRGLDEPEGGQVVLIEEDKVDEEATGRLEGVLSEVAGLSFFRRADARSVHPTAQGPTARGLGGNAASRIAITLDGVPQADPFGGWINPAAFDPATLGRVIVARGARPEPGAIGGQIYLESPTAGPRSAALAYGSDDSWDASAVWGAEVGQGLFVASAGWMRSDGFVPIVAEDRGPADRGAASDQKVARLRLSYPVGRVETQVGLTAFDDERDRGVDGTDNRARGLDLSARLVGRDGAGWSLTGWWQDRDFETRFAAVDGDRETPRVVLDQYDVPATGAGARGEVGWRAGAVDGNLGGEWRRAEATVAERFFFVAGDPTRERRAGGETRLLGLFGGAEVEREAWSLAATIRADQWRFSDGFRAVDVLAGGSLEDSHFADRSSWQESGRIDAAFRPSERVTLRAAAARAVRSPTLNELVRPFRVGANATAANENLVPETSDQIELGVDWADEGSSVRATAFAARLDDGIFNVPVNMGPGLFPGVGFVSSGAILSERQNLPRVKSHGVEVDSVHALGPVDLRFSYAFADPKLAKGPFAGNRPPQVARHQLSAGVGWDDGEGRSAALRLTYASGRFEDLENDRPLGDAVSLDAALRWPLTDMLQLEARGTNLTNARALAGFASDGARERTAPRTLWIGLRVGRD, from the coding sequence ATGAGCGTCGCCCTGGCCCTGGCCCTCGCCGCGCAGGACGCGCCGATCGTCATCACCGGTCGCGGGCTCGACGAGCCCGAGGGCGGGCAGGTCGTCCTGATCGAAGAGGACAAGGTCGACGAAGAAGCGACGGGTCGTCTCGAAGGCGTGCTGTCCGAGGTCGCGGGGCTTTCCTTCTTCCGCCGCGCCGATGCACGCTCGGTCCATCCGACCGCACAGGGTCCGACTGCACGCGGACTGGGCGGAAATGCCGCCAGCCGCATCGCGATCACGCTCGACGGGGTGCCGCAGGCCGACCCGTTCGGAGGCTGGATCAATCCCGCCGCGTTCGATCCGGCGACGCTCGGCCGGGTGATCGTCGCACGCGGCGCGCGGCCCGAACCCGGCGCGATCGGCGGGCAAATCTACCTCGAAAGCCCAACCGCGGGTCCGCGCAGCGCCGCGCTTGCCTATGGCAGCGACGACAGCTGGGATGCGTCGGCGGTGTGGGGCGCCGAGGTCGGCCAGGGCCTGTTCGTGGCCAGCGCAGGCTGGATGCGATCGGACGGGTTCGTGCCCATCGTGGCGGAGGATCGCGGCCCCGCCGACCGCGGCGCAGCGTCGGACCAAAAGGTTGCGCGGCTTCGCCTGTCCTATCCCGTCGGACGGGTGGAAACGCAGGTCGGCCTGACCGCGTTTGACGACGAGCGCGACCGGGGCGTCGACGGCACCGACAATCGTGCGCGCGGGCTCGACCTTTCCGCGCGGCTGGTCGGACGCGACGGCGCGGGCTGGTCGCTCACCGGCTGGTGGCAGGACCGCGATTTCGAAACGCGCTTCGCCGCAGTCGACGGCGACCGCGAGACGCCGCGCGTCGTGCTCGACCAGTATGACGTGCCCGCGACCGGCGCGGGCGCACGGGGCGAAGTCGGCTGGCGCGCGGGCGCTGTCGACGGAAATCTGGGCGGTGAATGGCGCCGTGCCGAAGCCACGGTTGCTGAACGCTTCTTCTTCGTTGCGGGTGACCCGACTCGCGAGCGACGCGCGGGCGGCGAGACTCGTCTGCTGGGACTCTTCGGCGGCGCCGAGGTCGAGCGCGAGGCCTGGTCGCTGGCCGCAACGATCCGCGCCGACCAATGGCGGTTTTCCGACGGGTTTCGCGCCGTCGACGTGCTTGCTGGCGGGAGCCTCGAGGACAGTCATTTCGCCGACCGATCGAGCTGGCAAGAAAGCGGCCGCATCGATGCCGCCTTCCGGCCAAGCGAGCGCGTTACTCTTCGCGCGGCTGCAGCGCGCGCCGTGCGTTCCCCCACGCTCAACGAGCTGGTGCGTCCGTTCCGCGTCGGCGCCAACGCGACCGCCGCCAACGAAAACCTCGTGCCCGAGACAAGCGACCAGATCGAACTGGGGGTCGACTGGGCCGACGAAGGCAGCAGCGTGCGCGCCACCGCCTTCGCCGCGCGTCTCGACGACGGCATCTTCAACGTGCCCGTCAACATGGGTCCCGGCCTGTTCCCCGGGGTCGGCTTCGTCTCCTCGGGCGCGATCCTGAGCGAGCGCCAGAACCTACCGCGCGTCAAAAGCCACGGGGTCGAGGTGGATTCCGTGCATGCGCTCGGCCCGGTCGACCTGCGGTTCAGCTATGCCTTCGCGGACCCGAAACTGGCCAAAGGCCCCTTTGCCGGCAATCGCCCGCCGCAAGTCGCGAGGCATCAGCTGAGCGCCGGGGTGGGTTGGGACGACGGCGAGGGCCGCTCGGCCGCGCTGCGGCTGACCTATGCCTCCGGCCGCTTCGAGGATCTCGAAAATGATCGGCCCCTCGGTGACGCTGTCAGCCTCGATGCCGCCTTGCGCTGGCCGTTGACCGACATGCTCCAGCTCGAAGCCCGCGGCACCAACCTCACCAACGCGCGCGCACTCGCCGGATTTGCCAGCGACGGCGCACGCGAGCGGACCGCGCCGCGCACCTTGTGGATCGGATTGAGAGTAGGCCGCGACTAG
- a CDS encoding DUF4142 domain-containing protein: MGQRLRIAGVAGLALVVGACASKAPAPAASATITTTNVSPALTSAAYFAAASSAALFAVKSAELAMERSRDPEVLALAKMRKSHGEGIAGQLSFAGRRLDMLPSASLTPDHQAKLDRLSLSGDFDRAYLRMQEAEVEQTLRLHRTFATSGGSATLRPVAELGADLTAREDAALGD, from the coding sequence ATGGGACAGAGACTGCGGATTGCAGGCGTTGCGGGACTGGCATTGGTGGTCGGGGCCTGCGCCTCCAAGGCACCCGCGCCGGCGGCGAGCGCGACCATCACCACGACGAACGTCTCCCCCGCGCTGACCTCGGCAGCCTACTTCGCGGCGGCGTCGTCGGCGGCCTTGTTCGCGGTAAAGTCCGCGGAACTGGCGATGGAGCGATCGCGCGATCCGGAAGTGCTTGCCCTCGCGAAAATGCGCAAGAGCCATGGCGAGGGGATCGCGGGCCAGCTGAGCTTTGCCGGCCGTCGCCTAGACATGTTGCCGAGCGCGAGCCTGACGCCCGATCACCAGGCCAAGCTCGACCGGCTTTCGCTGTCGGGCGATTTCGATCGCGCCTATTTGCGAATGCAGGAGGCCGAGGTCGAACAGACGCTGCGCCTCCACCGCACCTTCGCCACCAGCGGCGGCAGCGCGACCCTGCGCCCCGTGGCCGAACTGGGCGCCGACCTCACCGCGCGCGAAGACGCGGCGCTTGGCGACTAA
- the acnA gene encoding aconitate hydratase AcnA — translation MIPTGQDTLGTRSTLDVGGKTIAYYSLAKAGEKLGDVSRLPFSMKVLLENMLRFEDGNTVTIDDVQAIVDWQKEKRINREIQYRPARVLMQDFTGVPAVVDLAAMRDGIKALGGDAQKINPQVPVHLVIDHSVMVDEFGTPVAFEANVAREYERNKERYEFLKWGSKAFDNFKVVPPGTGICHQVNLEHIAKAVWSAEDQTGETVAYPDTLVGTDSHTTMVNGLGVLGWGVGGIEAEAGMLGQPISMLVPEVVGFRLDGAMAEGVTATDLVLTVVQMLREKGVVGRFVEFYGPGLDALSLADRATIANMAPEYGATCGFFPIDNRTLDYLELTGRGDDVPLVKAYAQAQGMWRDASAPEPVFTDTLELDMSSVMPSLAGPKRPQDRVLLSDMASEFKKLIDTQYHGGKGHEVEVEGEDYTVGDGDVVIAAITSCTNTSNPDVMIAAGLVAKKAHALGLNRKPWVKTSLAPGSQVVTDYLDMAGLSDDLNAIGFDLVGYGCTTCIGNSGPLPAPISKAINENDLVACSVLSGNRNFEGRVSQDVRANYLASPPLVVAYALLGNTREDITTCVIGTDKDGNDVFLKDIWPTNDEVRELVDAHVHSDMFSQRYADVYKGDERWQGIEVTGGDTYDWPPTSTYIQNPPYFQGMDMEPGAVTDITDAKPLALFGDSITTDHISPAGAIKADSPAGRYLEAHQVPRSEFNSYGARRGNHEVMMRGTFANIRIKNRMLDGVEGGFTKGPTGEQMAIYDAAMAHQANGTPLVVLGGKEYGTGSSRDWAAKGTILLGVKAVIVESFERIHRSNLVGMGVLPLQFMDGEGPATFGFDGSETFSIEGLADLEPRQDVEVVAKRANGEEVRFTAKCRIDTYNELEYYKNSGILHYVLRNLAKA, via the coding sequence ATGATCCCCACTGGGCAGGATACTCTCGGCACTCGCTCGACGCTCGACGTTGGCGGCAAGACCATCGCTTATTATTCGCTCGCCAAGGCCGGCGAGAAGCTCGGCGATGTCAGCCGGCTTCCCTTCTCGATGAAGGTGCTGCTCGAGAATATGCTGCGCTTCGAGGACGGCAACACGGTGACCATCGACGACGTCCAGGCGATCGTCGACTGGCAGAAGGAAAAGCGGATCAACCGCGAGATCCAGTATCGCCCCGCACGCGTGCTGATGCAGGATTTCACGGGCGTTCCCGCCGTGGTCGACCTCGCCGCAATGCGCGACGGGATCAAGGCGCTGGGCGGCGATGCTCAGAAGATCAACCCGCAGGTTCCCGTCCACCTCGTCATCGACCACTCGGTCATGGTCGACGAGTTCGGCACCCCGGTCGCGTTCGAAGCGAACGTCGCGCGCGAATATGAGCGCAACAAGGAGCGCTACGAATTCCTCAAATGGGGGTCGAAGGCGTTCGACAACTTCAAGGTCGTGCCCCCGGGCACCGGCATCTGCCACCAGGTCAACCTCGAGCATATCGCCAAGGCGGTGTGGTCGGCCGAGGACCAGACGGGCGAAACCGTCGCCTATCCCGATACGCTGGTCGGCACCGACAGCCACACCACGATGGTCAACGGCCTCGGCGTGCTCGGCTGGGGCGTCGGCGGCATCGAGGCCGAAGCCGGGATGCTCGGCCAGCCCATCTCGATGCTGGTTCCCGAAGTCGTCGGCTTCCGCCTCGACGGCGCGATGGCCGAAGGTGTCACCGCGACCGACCTCGTGCTGACCGTCGTGCAGATGCTGCGCGAAAAGGGCGTCGTCGGCCGCTTCGTCGAATTTTACGGCCCCGGCCTCGACGCGCTGTCGCTCGCCGACCGCGCGACCATCGCCAACATGGCGCCCGAATATGGCGCGACCTGCGGCTTCTTCCCGATCGACAATCGCACGCTCGACTATCTCGAGCTGACCGGTCGCGGCGACGACGTGCCGCTGGTCAAGGCCTATGCGCAGGCGCAGGGCATGTGGCGCGACGCGTCGGCTCCGGAACCCGTCTTCACCGACACGCTCGAACTCGACATGTCGAGCGTCATGCCGAGCCTTGCCGGTCCCAAGCGCCCGCAGGACCGCGTGCTGCTTTCCGACATGGCGAGCGAGTTCAAGAAGCTGATCGATACGCAGTATCACGGCGGCAAGGGCCACGAAGTCGAGGTCGAAGGCGAAGACTATACGGTCGGCGACGGCGACGTCGTGATCGCCGCGATCACCAGCTGCACCAACACGTCGAACCCCGACGTGATGATCGCCGCGGGCCTCGTCGCCAAGAAAGCGCACGCGCTCGGCCTCAACCGCAAGCCGTGGGTCAAGACCTCGCTCGCACCCGGCAGCCAGGTGGTCACCGACTATCTCGACATGGCGGGCCTCTCGGACGACTTGAACGCCATCGGTTTCGACCTTGTCGGCTATGGCTGCACCACCTGTATCGGCAACTCGGGCCCGCTGCCCGCGCCGATTTCGAAGGCGATCAACGAGAATGACCTCGTCGCCTGCTCGGTCCTCTCGGGCAACCGCAACTTCGAAGGGCGCGTGTCGCAGGACGTGCGCGCCAACTATCTCGCGTCGCCGCCGCTGGTGGTCGCCTACGCGCTGCTCGGCAATACGCGCGAGGACATCACGACCTGCGTCATCGGCACTGACAAGGACGGCAACGACGTCTTCCTGAAGGACATCTGGCCGACCAATGACGAGGTACGCGAACTGGTCGATGCGCACGTGCACAGCGACATGTTCTCGCAGCGTTATGCCGACGTCTACAAGGGCGACGAGCGCTGGCAGGGCATCGAGGTGACGGGCGGCGACACCTACGACTGGCCGCCGACCTCGACCTACATCCAGAACCCGCCTTACTTCCAGGGCATGGATATGGAGCCGGGCGCGGTCACGGACATCACCGACGCCAAGCCGCTTGCCCTGTTTGGCGACAGCATCACCACCGACCACATCTCGCCCGCCGGCGCGATCAAGGCGGACAGCCCCGCCGGTCGCTATCTCGAGGCGCACCAGGTGCCCCGTAGCGAGTTCAACTCCTACGGCGCGCGCCGCGGCAACCATGAGGTCATGATGCGCGGCACCTTCGCCAATATCCGCATCAAGAACCGGATGCTCGACGGCGTCGAGGGCGGCTTCACCAAGGGCCCGACCGGCGAGCAGATGGCGATTTACGACGCCGCGATGGCGCATCAGGCAAACGGTACCCCGCTGGTCGTGCTGGGCGGCAAGGAATATGGCACCGGCTCGTCGCGCGACTGGGCGGCGAAGGGCACCATCCTGCTGGGCGTCAAAGCGGTCATCGTCGAGAGCTTCGAGCGCATCCACCGTTCGAACCTCGTCGGCATGGGCGTCCTGCCGCTCCAGTTCATGGACGGCGAGGGTCCCGCGACCTTCGGCTTCGACGGCAGCGAAACCTTCTCGATCGAAGGGCTGGCGGATCTCGAACCGCGCCAGGATGTCGAGGTCGTCGCCAAGCGCGCGAATGGCGAGGAAGTCCGCTTCACCGCCAAGTGCCGCATCGATACGTATAACGAGCTCGAATATTACAAGAATTCGGGCATCCTCCACTACGTCCTGCGCAACCTCGCCAAGGCGTAA
- a CDS encoding GFA family protein: MTITLPHAPDEIIRCNCSVCRKTGFLALRYPENSVAVAGKVDGYVRNDMSDEPPCLTLWHCPSCGVVTHWTLLDEWPYDDMERPDRMGVNGRLLDPELAKSLPVREVDGASA; this comes from the coding sequence GTGACCATCACGCTCCCGCATGCGCCGGACGAGATCATCCGCTGCAATTGTTCGGTCTGCCGCAAGACCGGTTTCCTCGCGCTCCGCTATCCGGAAAATTCAGTCGCGGTCGCGGGCAAGGTAGACGGGTATGTGCGAAACGACATGAGCGACGAGCCTCCCTGCCTGACACTGTGGCACTGCCCTTCCTGCGGCGTGGTCACGCATTGGACGCTGCTTGACGAGTGGCCCTACGACGACATGGAGCGGCCCGATCGCATGGGCGTCAACGGGCGCCTCCTCGATCCCGAGCTTGCGAAGAGCCTGCCGGTGCGTGAGGTCGACGGCGCCAGCGCCTAG
- a CDS encoding Crp/Fnr family transcriptional regulator, translating to MPYSPDPADASKLRFEDNRLLAMFPEAVKEALGPHAEYVHLNHGDVLFKSGEDIKHTYFPYAPTMISLLVDLDDRRRVEVASIGMEGAIGGIVSCGELPAFSRAQISVAGGALKASHEKIEELKAESPFLRNLYCRYADYLLSQVMQSVACSAFHPIEARAARWLLTAQDRAGSRLELTQEALAGLLGVQRTTVNAVARELQEDGLINYSRGVITLTDRDELEHRTCECYHRVEDHFKAVLGGQSFDWIDHCEKS from the coding sequence ATGCCGTATTCCCCCGACCCCGCCGACGCGTCCAAGCTTCGCTTCGAGGATAATCGCCTGCTCGCGATGTTTCCCGAGGCGGTGAAGGAGGCGCTCGGTCCGCATGCCGAATATGTCCATCTCAACCATGGTGACGTGCTGTTCAAGTCGGGCGAGGACATCAAACATACCTATTTTCCTTACGCGCCGACGATGATCTCGCTGCTCGTCGACCTCGACGATCGTCGCCGCGTAGAGGTCGCGTCGATCGGCATGGAAGGAGCGATCGGCGGGATCGTCAGCTGTGGCGAACTACCCGCTTTCTCGCGCGCGCAAATCTCGGTGGCAGGCGGCGCGCTCAAGGCCAGCCATGAGAAGATCGAGGAGTTAAAGGCGGAATCGCCCTTCCTGCGCAATCTCTACTGCCGCTATGCCGACTATCTCCTCTCGCAGGTAATGCAGTCGGTCGCGTGCAGCGCCTTCCACCCTATCGAGGCGCGCGCCGCGCGCTGGCTGTTGACGGCGCAGGATCGTGCGGGAAGCCGGCTGGAGCTGACGCAGGAAGCGCTCGCCGGGCTCCTCGGTGTCCAACGGACCACGGTCAATGCGGTCGCGCGCGAGCTGCAGGAAGACGGGCTGATCAACTATAGCCGTGGGGTCATCACGCTGACCGACCGCGATGAGCTCGAGCATCGCACGTGCGAATGCTATCACCGGGTCGAGGATCATTTCAAAGCGGTGCTTGGCGGCCAGTCCTTCGACTGGATCGACCATTGCGAGAAAAGTTGA
- the pyrC gene encoding dihydroorotase: protein MQLTIRRPDDWHLHLRDGAMLERVAPYTARQFKRAIIMPNLSPPVTTAQAARDYKSRIMAALPEGSDFEPLMTAYLTDETLPEQIATGHADGSWVAAKLYPAGATTNSALGVTDIANIRAVLAEMEKIGMVLCVHGEVTDPAIDVFDREAVFIDKVLIPTLADFPGLKVVFEHITTKDGVDFVMAAGENVAATVTPQHLMLNRNALFESGLRPHAYCLPVVKREEHRLAVREAATSGNPKFFLGTDSAPHPMSGKVSDCGCAGIFNAPYALEAYAQVFEEEGVLDRLEGFASEHGPAFYDLPLNEGTVTLSRAPTLVEDVIGEGADALTPFLAGQTLGWHFTE from the coding sequence ATGCAGCTCACGATCCGACGCCCCGACGACTGGCACCTCCACTTGCGCGACGGCGCGATGCTGGAGCGCGTCGCGCCCTACACCGCGCGTCAGTTCAAGCGCGCGATCATCATGCCCAACCTGTCGCCGCCCGTGACGACCGCGCAGGCCGCGCGCGACTATAAGAGCCGCATCATGGCCGCGCTCCCCGAGGGCAGCGACTTCGAGCCGCTGATGACCGCCTACCTCACCGACGAGACGCTGCCCGAGCAGATCGCGACCGGCCATGCCGACGGCAGTTGGGTCGCGGCCAAGCTCTATCCTGCGGGCGCGACGACCAACAGCGCGCTCGGCGTCACCGATATCGCCAACATCCGCGCCGTGCTGGCCGAGATGGAAAAGATCGGGATGGTGCTTTGCGTGCACGGCGAGGTCACCGATCCGGCGATCGACGTGTTCGACCGCGAGGCGGTGTTCATCGACAAGGTGTTGATCCCCACGCTCGCGGACTTTCCCGGCCTCAAGGTCGTGTTCGAGCATATCACCACCAAGGACGGGGTCGATTTCGTGATGGCGGCGGGGGAAAATGTCGCCGCAACCGTGACACCGCAGCACCTGATGCTCAACCGCAACGCGCTGTTCGAGAGCGGCCTGCGCCCGCACGCCTATTGCCTGCCCGTGGTCAAGCGTGAGGAGCACCGGCTGGCGGTGCGCGAGGCAGCCACCTCGGGTAATCCCAAATTCTTCCTCGGCACCGACAGCGCGCCGCATCCGATGAGCGGCAAGGTCTCCGACTGCGGCTGCGCGGGCATCTTCAACGCGCCCTACGCGCTCGAGGCCTATGCGCAGGTGTTCGAAGAGGAAGGCGTGCTCGACCGGCTCGAAGGCTTCGCGAGCGAGCATGGCCCGGCTTTCTACGACCTACCGCTGAACGAGGGCACGGTGACCTTGTCGAGGGCGCCGACCTTGGTCGAAGACGTCATCGGTGAAGGCGCGGATGCGCTCACGCCCTTTCTCGCCGGTCAGACGCTCGGCTGGCACTTTACCGAATAG
- a CDS encoding YgfZ/GcvT domain-containing protein, protein MTMLSDRALLRLSGEGVREFLQGLVTSNVAGDLPVWAGLLTPQGKCLFDFFVWEDGEDLLLDCEAEQADALARRLTLYRLRRPIGIARDETLAVHWSPDGDSDPRLPALGKRWLGAPGEEAEGYLEHRLRLGVCEGVAELGDLLWLETNAAELTGVDFKKGCFVGQENTARMNWRQKINRRLFVVEGDGEGLKVRAHYPELGLAVVHGRAAEPPKNAIMPSWLKAALPE, encoded by the coding sequence ATGACCATGCTTTCAGACCGCGCACTGCTTCGCCTGTCCGGCGAGGGGGTTCGCGAATTCCTTCAGGGTCTCGTGACCAGCAACGTCGCCGGCGACCTGCCCGTCTGGGCCGGGCTGCTGACGCCGCAGGGCAAGTGCCTCTTCGATTTCTTCGTGTGGGAAGATGGCGAAGACTTGCTGCTCGACTGCGAGGCGGAGCAGGCCGATGCGCTTGCACGCCGCCTGACCCTCTACCGCCTGCGTCGACCGATCGGCATCGCGCGCGATGAAACGCTGGCAGTGCACTGGTCGCCCGACGGGGATAGCGACCCGCGACTGCCGGCGCTGGGCAAGCGCTGGCTCGGTGCGCCGGGCGAAGAGGCCGAGGGCTATCTCGAGCATCGCCTGCGCCTCGGCGTGTGCGAGGGCGTTGCGGAGCTGGGCGACCTGCTCTGGCTCGAGACCAATGCCGCCGAGCTGACCGGGGTCGACTTCAAGAAAGGCTGTTTCGTCGGGCAAGAGAATACCGCGCGGATGAACTGGCGACAGAAGATCAACCGGCGCCTGTTCGTGGTCGAAGGTGATGGCGAGGGGCTGAAGGTTCGCGCGCATTATCCCGAGCTTGGCCTTGCGGTCGTGCATGGGCGCGCTGCGGAGCCTCCGAAGAACGCGATCATGCCCAGCTGGCTGAAGGCCGCGCTGCCCGAATGA
- a CDS encoding DUF2585 family protein, with the protein MKKLAVPFPLVALAIAAVTALILLLMGQPAICTCGRVDLWAPGASGPTTSQMLADWYSPSHVIHGFLFYGLMHLVWRRASVEKRFIAALSLEGLWEIVENSPWVLERYRSVTIEVGYFGDSVLNSMSDLLMMAIGFFLARKLPLWASITFIVAAEVIVAIAIRNNLFFSSLMLIAPQQSVLEWQAGGPFPLPF; encoded by the coding sequence ATGAAGAAGCTTGCCGTCCCCTTCCCCCTCGTCGCGCTTGCGATTGCCGCGGTTACCGCGCTGATCCTGCTGCTGATGGGGCAGCCCGCCATCTGCACGTGTGGGCGGGTCGACCTGTGGGCGCCGGGCGCGAGCGGGCCGACGACGAGCCAGATGCTCGCCGACTGGTATTCACCCAGCCACGTCATTCACGGCTTTCTCTTCTACGGGCTGATGCACCTCGTCTGGCGCCGCGCGAGCGTGGAGAAAAGGTTTATCGCCGCGCTTTCGCTCGAGGGGCTGTGGGAGATCGTCGAGAATTCGCCCTGGGTGCTCGAACGCTATCGCTCGGTGACGATCGAGGTCGGCTATTTTGGCGACAGCGTGCTCAACTCGATGAGCGATCTCCTCATGATGGCGATCGGCTTCTTCCTTGCGCGCAAGCTCCCGCTCTGGGCCAGTATCACCTTCATCGTCGCCGCCGAAGTCATCGTCGCCATCGCCATCCGCAACAATCTGTTCTTCAGCAGCCTGATGCTGATTGCGCCCCAGCAGTCGGTGCTCGAGTGGCAGGCGGGCGGCCCCTTCCCGCTGCCCTTCTGA